TCACAACTAGTATTGCTAGAGTTACATTACTAGTGAATGAATGAATTACATAAGTAAAACtaggcagcagcagcagcagcttcTTCAGATTTCTTAGTAGCCTCCTTCAGTTTCTTCCAGTTCTCTGAACTATCAATTATTTCTCCAGTTTTTATAAGGTAGCGGACTTTTTTACCATTATCTAGGACTTTATGCCCCACACGACTTGCTACCTTCTGATCTTTGGAGTAGAGCATCACATTTGAGCTGTGGATAGGACCTTCAAtctggaattaaaaaaaatgtttcccaAAATTATTAGTTGTTGAACATATACACCCATGAACAACTATTCTGCTTATACATTTTCTTTATcagtaaatattaattgttagtttttgttagtagGAGGGATTCAAACCCACAACCTTCCCCTCTCCCTTCTTCCTTTAACCACCGAGTCAATCTTATAACTCCATTCTGCTTATACATAACACCAATGAATGAGATGTCAAAGAAAGTAATAGTGAATCCATACTTTCTAAGTGAAAACACAAGTTACTTTCATTTGTCGAAGAACATGCAAAAGTGGAAAAAAGACTTTATAACTATAACAGTGAAGCAAGGGAAATGAAGACAACCTTAATAATTTGCCCCGGTTCACCCTCTTCTCTACTCTTCACATGCTTTGTCTTCAAATTTAAATCTTTCACTATAACAGTGCTGTTATGCTTGAAGATTTTAGTAATCTCCCCAACTTTACCCCTTTCTCGTCCAGATATGACTTGCACCGTATCTCCAAGTTTAACATGCATTTTGTGCAAGATAGGAAGACTGTTTGGTTTACACTCCTTCCGCTCCCATCGTTTAAGCTGCCAGAGGAGAAACAGAAAATATATTACACAAAACATTAAGGCTAGCTACATAATATATTTGAGTATAACTATGTCTAGATACTGTTTTGCAATATAAATTTAGAGAAGCTTTCAGACTTGTTTTGTTTACATTTCCTCAAGAACATGAAAAAGGTTCATAACTCATTGTAAAGACAATTGAAAACGGATCCCAGTATCAGTATTAAGTTCTATATACTATTCGTAAGACACTACATTTGTTTTGAATAGGTTTTTAAATACAAAGCAAAATAAGGCTCACAAAATTTGTAGAATTCTTTATATCAAGTGTGGATCAAATTTGAATCACAAGCATTGACTGGATCAAGTTCAATTGTGCTCTCAGATACTAACAAagtatattttaaacaaattgatttttttaagtgcCACTAAGTACCAACAAACAATGAACTGCAAATGACTGCACATGCACTGTTCTTCAGTCCATTTTGATTGAGcttaacaaaatttgaaaagaataatCGTTGGTCATGGATAAGGCAAGAATCTGATACTAACCCTCATTACAATGGGACATTGCTTCTCTGTTGACTTACCCTGCATatgaaaaagataatataatatcaattatCAAGTTAGTCTACAAAACTCTTGAGTACTGCATCTGTaggaattatgaaatttagtaacaaacttgatttattttatccttaatgACCATTCAATTCGTTTGTCtgacaaaatattattatagttgttattttaaatgaaacaacaaaatgatgagcaaaagaaatttaatgagtctaaaatttaaaagattatattaataagaaaaatcacagtAAATTTGTTGGAGACATTGAGATAAGAAGTTCTCTCAGAAAGGTTATAAAAATATGCAAAATAATTTGAACCAAATACACACTAAAAGGAACACAAAATCGTAGCTGCAGTATgacttaaaaatattcattaaaagatgataagcaattttttcaataaagCCAAAGTTTGTGAGAGCTAATATAGtggaaaaataaagataataaaatagtaaaacaaCAAATCCAAAGTTAGAAAAGAGCTACAAGCTTAAAGTTTTATTCCATTATCCATATCTGTCGAGTATGTTTCTTCAGCATAACAAGACAACAACTTCAACTTAAACGTTTGCTAAGCCAATTCCTAACTTCAAAAGTACCACTGCCACATAGACAAGCACCAAGCATCTGAGCCTAGTACAGTTAAAATTACCAGGCTTTCCATCATAAAGAGTGAGAATATGCTTTGAGGTAGGAGATTAGTGAATAGTGAGAACCAGGTCTGAATTCATATCTCAAAATTTTCAAGTAGCAGTACTTTCAGCCACATTACAAATGGAGAATTCATATCTCAAATTCACCATTAGTGAATTTATATAGATCCGTGTAGTCTTATAACCGAGCCAAATGGCGTCGTGTGGTCTATTTAGTCGACCTCACCTAGCGGGATAGGGTTTCTATTGTTGTATCCGGGCATCAAAGTCAAATTAAACTGCTTCAATCAGATagtgtatattatttttctcataaataCTAACAGATTGCTCCCCCACCCCTCCAATAAGTGCTTAGTTTATATTCATTCTCAGTGCTACCAACTTGTTCCAATAGCAGATTCATGTCGAATACGTAGTCATTTTAATGAATAAACATACTCTAACAATACCAACATATTatgaaagactaaaaaaaataaagagaaaaacatgaatTGTTAATTCCTATGAATTTGGACTATAACAGGGAACAAGCACATCTGCTAAAAAGTAAAAGACCCATTTGAGTATTGAGAGAGAAGAAGCACGTGGAATGATCAAAATTGAAACttgaattgaaaaagaaaaggaaaaaaaaaaaaaaagggaaatgaGTGACGGGTAGAGAGAAAAGTGCGTACCGGAAGAAGAGAAGGGAGAGTGATGGGAGGAAGGAGTTGGCCTAAGAAAGAGTTGGAAGAGAGGGAGAGACCGGCCATTGAGCTCTGGAGTGCAGCCATGGCTGCCATTGTTGCTGCAACCTTTTGTTCTTTCTGCTTCTGATAATGCTTTTGGATAATAAAACGATGAGAGTGAGAGAAGTGGTTAAAATGAACAGGTAAAACGACGACGTGCCCATTGGTTTCAAAATTGATTGTGGGCTTCAAGTGGGCCATTTTATTAAGCCCAAATTTTGGCCCATTTGGAAGGACCCTATACTCTGTTTACATTTTGCTTTCTTAAAGtaagatatattattattattattagcccAAAATGTTAAAACGTAATGCTAgataataaatttgtatttttttatactactaTATCTTTGCATAAATTAAATTTGCACGTATAAATTATCTTACAGCAATACTTATGTTTATTAAGAATGACACGATCATCTCTAAAGAAAATGGCACGGCGATCTTAAGAGACCCTCCTATATAATCTAGTTCAAGCAAAAAAACGcacaaaagtgtaaaaaataaaaacaatatatagttttaaatttaaaaatggataattttaattaacaaattggtatatttttaaaattaaaaataagaagctttaattaaaaaataggtagattttttataataaaaaatggacaattttaattaacatattggtatgtttttttaacttcaaaaaATGGATAGTTTTAATAGATTTcagtaaatgaaaacaattagtaAAAAGctgtaaaattgaaattagtTATGTATGTTACtctgtcctttttttttttcttaaacagagacaaataattgaaattaactccctttattttttttaagtggaaacaaataattaaagaagTTGATcagaaaagtgaaaaaatattaagttaaaACAAATAGGAAATAAGTATAAGAGATAtaatctagttttttttttccacaaaatCATCTCTACATTTTATTGtctcatttaataattatacttGTTGCATTCCCCAAGCCACATGTCTCATTTAATTCTTACACTTGTTACATTCCCCTACAAAAATCCATACAAGGACCAAAGTCACAGGACATGCTCGATAGTATCATCTCCaccacacacacaaaataaaaaataaaaaaaagatcatAACCTTCATATTAACAAATAGATAACAAAacaaacgaaaaagaaaaaacacttaagagcaaaatagtttatagaaaataataaaaagaagctaaataaagaaggaaaaacacaTTAGAATTTTTGGTGAcaaaaaaagttgttttaaaatagaaattaaaatttagaaaaagcaaagtgagactaaagtaagggatttcaaattgaaaaaacaattctgattattatgataatatattaaaaaacaacataaaTATGAAGAAGATGGACGTATGCTAAAACAAGgatttttggttttattttactCGTTAATAAAGACTACAATACAGCCTCAAAGCATGGCCACTACTTCCTTCTTACTTGAATAATAGGTTCTTTCACCAATATGAAACTTGTTACTTCCTCCTTGCTTGCAGCAcagatttcttttattatattatttattgcaAAGTCTATGAAAAaacatgaagaagaagaagtacaTGTGTCAGCAAAAATAATCTCACCATATAAAATTGCAAGaagattttctcttctttgccaaagcaatttttttattacttcctCCTTGCTTgcagcagtttttttttttttttttattactgcaACCAAAGCAATTTTGATTCCTTTGCATTTAACCAACTCAAAAAACTGACTCAATACATGGGAGCGTGGTTACTAAACCGAAAATTTGAAAAGTGCGGATAaagattttccaaaaaaaaaaaaagtggagaataaaTAGTAGACTTGtatgtcatttatttttttgttgtaagtgcatattaagacagaacgaaaataaataaataaaaattgagatttTAAAGCCTAGTTTAATAGGCACATATtattgttgtaaatttttttatacgcttaattaataaaaataaatacttttaaaggtaactactataaaaattaataaattaataaatttatcctaCATGTGAAtgtaacattagtttttttttttaacccttCAGTGTGACTAAGTAATCATTTGCAGCAATGGCATTTTAGGAAAGTAGTATGACTAAAAGGATCAATCCCCTTTACAGTGTAAGTTGTCCTTCTTATCGACATTGTTGAAAATTAACCTGTCTGCTGTTCCCTTCCTCACAACctatttgatttttaagttaaaattgtaTGATGTTGATCAATTATAATTTCACACATTTATAGTGTAATGAGATGAGTtgtgttaaaaataattctaatatGTAGGATGTTTATAGAGTATGAAAATAGATGACTTTCTCTTTTGACACTTCAAATTAATTCTTGAAAGTattaatatacaaattttgTTGTGTCATTTCTGCGAGACGACAGAACTAGGTaagataaataaacaaaaaacaaatgagaaaaaaaaataaaacaacaaaagaacATGTTAACACAACTACAGAAGATGATGGCGGGCATCATCATCAAATCCAAAGGCAAAAACCAAAAATTCAATGTAACCAAAAGAACTTAGCTAAATGCAAAACCTTATTCTACAAATCATAAATGTCAGCTGTACTATCTATAGATTCTTCTCTTCTGTGATCAGTGACAGAACTCTTGGTTTCTAGCTGATCAACATCAATGGAAACTTCATCAACTGTGGCTGAGAGAGACTTTTTGTGATGATGATTCCTTTGGTACCTTGATTTGAGGATCCGTGTAAACACTTGCACTATGTCCCTCATTGAAGGGCGTTTCTTCGGGGCACGGTTGATGCATTTGTAGGCAAGTGCTGCCACTTGATTCAGCTCTTGAAAATCACATTTTCCCTCGAGCCGAGAATCAACTATCTCCTCCCAACCAACTTTTCCCTCGGTGTTCATTGCTGCCTAATCatccattaatcaatagcaTTCATTAGGATAAAAAATGAATCATGCTTTTTGTGCTATTAATACAAAGCATTTTGGTAGGACAATGTCATCACATAGAATCATCAAGCACATGCTTGACAATGACTTGCTTTGATGTTGTATGGagtatatttatatatcacCCCAAAAATGCCAGATCCTATTTGGAGAAACTTCTCTATAACtacttataggagaagaaaataagaaggtaaaatgCGCTGAGCTTTTCccataagctaaaatcaacttatgcatcttagcttttgaagaagttagAAT
Above is a window of Glycine soja cultivar W05 chromosome 12, ASM419377v2, whole genome shotgun sequence DNA encoding:
- the LOC114377986 gene encoding 50S ribosomal protein L24, chloroplastic-like, which translates into the protein MAAMAALQSSMAGLSLSSNSFLGQLLPPITLPSLLPGKSTEKQCPIVMRLKRWERKECKPNSLPILHKMHVKLGDTVQVISGRERGKVGEITKIFKHNSTVIVKDLNLKTKHVKSREEGEPGQIIKIEGPIHSSNVMLYSKDQKVASRVGHKVLDNGKKVRYLIKTGEIIDSSENWKKLKEATKKSEEAAAAAA